From the Euphorbia lathyris chromosome 6, ddEupLath1.1, whole genome shotgun sequence genome, one window contains:
- the LOC136233546 gene encoding F-box/LRR-repeat protein At5g02910-like — MAKESERPKLQEKEDHISGLPDPLLQHILSLLPSTKEAIQTTVLSKRWHNQWTHVLILNFHSSGISAEKLCKFIDDTLLLHNCSKIKKFHIQSEGYYAKRDSHISSNLDFAIRKEMEELILNFRYGYVEFSLPEFLFNYGSLVKLHTNSCNFVFMPYGKVSWEHLKSLNIENCRLPPKAIENILGGTPSLESLELAFNIPYEEDIIASKSLKKLVLNNVWIYVLQISCPNVEELTLCDRFLALTEPKLMNCPSLVCATLDFEFNGICRSLHEIMILQQLEHVNELKFGRRFIKILPDLMLKADLSSLRLKNKSLTLDSPNFATQSAEIELALGISYVLEKLVVKLPIYKLELERTKDPDLNVSTKTYWNSKRRVLNCLVSHLKRIEIIGLSRNDDNCKLVLSFVEFLLKNATVLEKLVVILKDGGKDFAIKVSKKLFNSPKCSGHAVVELLCYSELGRQKEVIDLTTMCNPFDCLNPFER, encoded by the exons ATGGCAAAGGAAAGCGAAAGGCCGAAGTTGCAGGAGAAAGAAGATCACATCAGTGGCTTGCCAGACCCTCTCCTTCAACATATCCTCTCCCTTTTGCCTTCAACGAAAGAAGCTATTCAGACTACCGTTTTATCAAAGAGATGGCATAATCAGTGGACTCATGTTCTCATTCTTAATTTTCATTCCTCTGGTATATCTGCTGAAAAACTATGTAAATTCATTGATGATACACTGCTTCTTCATAACTGCTCCAAGATCAAGAAGTTCCACATCCAATCCGAAGGTTATTATGCTAAGAGGGATTCTCACATTAGTTCGAATCTCGATTTTGCAATCAGAAAAGAGATGGAGGAGCTAATCTTGAATTTCCGTTATGGTTACGTAGAGTTCAGTTTGCCGGAGTTCCTATTCAATTATGGTTCCTTGGTTAAACTGCATACCAATTCTTGTAATTTTGTTTTCATGCCTTATGGGAAGGTAAGCTGGGAACATCTTAAGTCATTGAATATAGAAAACTGCAGATTGCCTCCTAAAGCAATTGAAAATATTCTAGGTGGGACTCCCTCACTTGAATCGTTGGAATTAGCCTTCAATATTCCATATGAAGAGGATATTATTGCTTCCAAATCTTTGAAAAAATTGGTGCTCAACAATGTTTGGATTTATGTTCTTCAAATTTCTTGTCCAAATGTTGAAGAATTGACTCTTTGTGATCGTTTTCTTGCTTTGactgagcctaaattgatgaaTTGTCCATCTTTAGTTTGTGCTACTCTTGATTTTGAGTTTAATGGTATATGTCGAAGTTTGCATGAGATTATGATCCTGCAGCAGCTTGAGCATGTCAACGAGCTGAAATTTGGGAGACGGTTTATCAAG ATTCTACCAGATTTAATGTTGAAAGCTGACCTATCTTCTCTGCGCTTGAAAAACAAATCCTTGACTCTGGATAGTCCTAATTTTGCAACACAATCTGCTGAAATTGAATTAGCACTAGGCATTTCATATGTTCTTGAGAAATTAGTTGTAAAGCTGCCAATTTACAAG ttagaattagaaaggaCCAAAGATCCAGACTTGAATGTTTCTACTAAGACCTATTGGAATTCCAAGAGAAGAGTTTTGAATTGCTTGGTGTCACATTTAAAGAGGATTGAGATCATTGGCCTCTCAAGGAACGATGATAATTGTAAGCTTGTTCTTAGCTTTGTTGAATTCCTTCTTAAGAATGCAACTGTGCTTGAGAAGTTGGTGGTGATATTAAAAGATGGTGGAAAAGACTTTGCCATCAAAGTTTCTAAAAAATTGTTCAACTCTCCAAAATGTTCTGGACATGCCGTGGTGGAACTACTATGTTATAGTGAGCTTGGGAGGCAGAAGGAGGTGATTGATTTGACTACTATGTGTAACCCCTTTGACTGTCTGAATCCATTTGAGAGATAG